A window of Candidatus Dadabacteria bacterium genomic DNA:
GGAAGCGGACAGAGAAGACAGGTCGGCGATCTTCGGGAAGCTCTTGAACAGAGCGATCTTCCGTTTCGGGTGGACCTGTTCGTGTGGGATGACATGCCGGAGAGATTCCGGGAGAAAATTGAAGGTGACCACGTAACCCTTGTTTCCCCTGACCACTAAACGCAGGCGGGAGGGTCATGCTCTGGTTCCAAAGAGAGACGCAAACTCAAAATGAATCTGCATTTTCCCTGAGTTCCGTTGTATAATAACCCATTATGAGCAACGGAAAATCCTTCACGGCGGCTGCGGTGCAGGCAGCTCCCGTTTTTCTCGACAGAAAGGGCACGGTCGACAAGGTCCTCAGGCTTATAAAGGAAACAGCGGGAAACGGGGCTGAACTCGTGGTTTTCCCCGAGGCCTTCATACCCACCTATCCCTACTGGCCGAAGGATCTCGGGTTCGGGGCCGAGAAAAAGCTCACCATGGACGCCCACGTCGAGCTACACAGAAACTCGGTCGAGGTTCCCGGGGAGGACACCAAAAGAATCGGCAATGCGGCGAAGCGGGCCAAGACCTGCGTCGTAATAGGGGTTAACGAAAAAGAGGGAGGAACCCTCTACAACACCATACTCTACTTCGGCAAGGACGGTTCCCTTCTCGGAAGGCACAGAAAGCTGATGTCGATTGACAGCGAGAAATGCGTATGGGCGAACGGAACCGCCGAGGACGTGAGGGTGTTTGACACCGAAATCGGGAAAATAGGGGGACTTTTCTGCTACGAGCACCACATGACCCTTGAGAAGTACGCGATGTTCACCAAGGGGGAGCAGGTGCACGTGGGTCTCTGGGGAGGACACTCGTTCGTTAAGGACACGATGGATTTCGCGAGCCGACAGTACGCGTTTGAGGGACAGGTGTTCGTCATAATCTCAGCCGGCTTCATAGAAGAGGATATGATTCCCGACTCCTT
This region includes:
- a CDS encoding nucleotidyltransferase domain-containing protein, which gives rise to METVKAIDISSEQRGVLLALLKKHLPNTRVWVYGSRARLAAKKSSDLDMVVFAGSGQRRQVGDLREALEQSDLPFRVDLFVWDDMPERFREKIEGDHVTLVSPDH
- a CDS encoding carbon-nitrogen hydrolase family protein is translated as MSNGKSFTAAAVQAAPVFLDRKGTVDKVLRLIKETAGNGAELVVFPEAFIPTYPYWPKDLGFGAEKKLTMDAHVELHRNSVEVPGEDTKRIGNAAKRAKTCVVIGVNEKEGGTLYNTILYFGKDGSLLGRHRKLMSIDSEKCVWANGTAEDVRVFDTEIGKIGGLFCYEHHMTLEKYAMFTKGEQVHVGLWGGHSFVKDTMDFASRQYAFEGQVFVIISAGFIEEDMIPDSFPLKEHTIWDYPGGSGIINPRGQYIIGPVYGKEEILYAEIELDQIIRAKTVIDSVGHFSRPDIFRFEIME